One Marmota flaviventris isolate mMarFla1 chromosome 17, mMarFla1.hap1, whole genome shotgun sequence genomic window, TGTCTCATCATGTGAAAGTGGTGTTTAATTCTGCCCCCTATCCAGTGAGGTGCCTTACACTAGTGTTGTGAGGATGTCAACTATAAGGTACTCCACCAATGCAAGTTATTGTCATCCCAGGTTCACCGCTGATGTTCGATCCGTGTTGAGCCGAAATCTTCACCAACATAGGCTCTGGTGACAGCTGCTGCCCCTCCACCtgagttggggtgggggggaagggagggcaaGCCCTTGGGATGCCGTCAGATGCCCTGTCCAATGTGAGGACTGCCTGGGCAGGGtctgcccctcccacccctctgccctgggaGCCCTACACTCCATTTGGAGTCTGGATGGACACATGGGCCAGACTGTGAAGCAGCCTCACTCTAACTTCGTGTTCACACTCCATGGAAACCCCAGACTGGGACAGGTGGAGGCCTGGGAGAGCCGAAACTGTCTGGTGGAGAGGCAGGACTGGCTGGAGTGAGAGACAGACATACCGTGATCCAGGAGGCTCAAAGAGAAGCCAAGTCAGCTTTGttgtgatttgattttttttttaaaactcttgtAAAAAAACGGATCTAATTCTTCACTCCTGCTCCAAGGGCTGGGCTGTGGGTGGGAGACTGGGATTTTGGGCCACTGGATCCTCCCTAAACttgtccttccctttctttccctctattTTTCTCCCTAGATTCCCTCCAACCTGTAACtagctttctctctttttttcccctttcctctcttttaAACCATGCATTATAACTTTGAAACCAAAGCTGCCCTAGGTCCTTCTCTGGGGTTTtgggaaatgaagggaggggTATGTGTTCACATCCACCCTGTCCCAGAGCAAGTTGGTGATGAATATGGAGATGGAGTAGTGAATAGTAGGTTTCAGCGACTTTGGCTGGAAGGACCCAAGTGACAGAATGAGAGTGGGGCAGCTTCAGAGCAGTAGTGTATGGAATGAGAAAGGAGCTGAATCCTGGAGACTCCAAAGGGCATATAGCTGGAGAAAAACCTGGCTTCAGGGGACTGACGTGGCCTGGCTTGAGCCCGCGCTGCCCCCAGGTGGATGGCACCCAGGTTCGGGGAGGGCCCTTGCCCGCTCTTGCCGTGGCCCCGCCTCCCTGGCACTTCCTCCCCGTAGCCGGCTCTACTTCTTTGCACCCGCCACGTGACGCTCCGCCCTTCTCTGAGATCACATGACTTTCGTAGAAAACAAATTCTGGAGTGTTCTTCCGCCCTGGCGTGGTTCCTGCCTTTTGGAGTTCATTTCGAATCCTTATCGGTCCGCTCATTCCTGGTCCTTAATCCTTATATACATCTGTCCGAAcatctatttctttcctttcctcttgttTCTGGAGATCATTTCCGCCACTTAGGTACTACTTTGTTTTGGTGTCAACGGCCGCCTTCAACGTAGCAACACGTTTCCTGAATAGCTAGCCTTGTAATTGTCTCTGGTCTTCTCCTACGTTATTTCCGAAAATAACTTCTGGAGAACCAAGTCTCATACTATGATTATCATCTCTTATCCCTTTTCATTCCAAACTtagtggctgggggaggtggagaaagggttttcagtatttttcaccGTAGTAAAACCCAACAACCTTTGCTACGTTGCCTGCGTAGCCCACAAATTGATTCCAAAGAGATTACGCAGTTGACGTGAGGTGGACGGACTGTGGGTGGTGCTACGCTAGCGGCGTTAGTGCGCTGTGCCACTGGCGTATCTTAGCAGGCGGGGCAACCCCGGGAGGTCGGGGGCGGGGTTGGTGAATAGGGAAGTGGCGCAAGTTCGTGGATCACTCCGCTGAGTCCGCCCGCGCGTCTCCGCTGTCGCCGCCGCCCCCCCATCCCGGCCCCCCTCCCCCCGGGTTCCCTCAGCCCAGCTCGGTCCAGCCCGGTTCCCGGGAGGATGAAGTTCGTATACAAAGAGGAGCATCCGTTCGAGAAGCGCCGCTCTGAGGGCGAGAAGATCCGAAAGAAATACCCAGACCGGGTCCCGGTGAGGACAGTAGCCAGGTCGAGGGCTCAGGGTGCTGACGCTGACGCCAAGCCTGGGCTTGGGTTTGAGACCAGCAGCGCCAGAATTGGGCTGCCCGTCTGTGGTGGGGCAAGAATTGAGCCCAAAACTGCTGTCTCTGAGACGAGGGTTgaaaggagtggaatagctgaaGAGCTGGGGGTTGAGGGGATGTCGACCGGAGAGAGAAATTTTGGCATCTGTGTGAGTGAGGCCGTGGGGATTTGACAGTCTGGGCTTTTTATGGTCATCCTCCCAGCTAGCCGAGTTTTCGAGATTGAAGCTCGAGTTAGCCCAGACAAGTCACCCTCTCCTTTGATTAAGGTACTTGTTTGTTATGACGTGCTTTTTGGGGATCGATCCTGGGTATTTAGGTGAGCCAGAGAGGTCAGGATCTCTGGACTCAGTGCTGCATCGCATgtacagagacaaagaaaaatgagTCTGGGGCAGGTGTGAGTACTGGGAATATATTGTAGCTTGAGTTCTTGATCAGTGGAGCTGTGGTCTGTAGTCTTTATGTCtcttaattttcatctttcctttatcAGGTGATAGTAGAAAAGGCTCCTAAAGCTCGGATAGGAGATCTGGACAAAAAGAAATACTTGGTGCCTTCTGATCTCACAGGTGGGAACCTGACCCAAGACCTAGGTTTGCTTCCTTTTGGTGGGAGTGCCATCTCTGTGGGAGGAGGCTCCATCTAGCAGCTGCTCTTTGAAAGGCATTTATGACCTCTGTGACTTTCTTGCACCTTATATCTTTGGCAGTTGGTCAGTTCTACTTCTTGATCCGGAAGCGAATACATCTCCGAGCTGAGGAtgccttgtttttctttgtcaACAATGTCATTCCACCCACTAGTGCCACTATGGGTCAGCTATACCAGGTATGGTTCCTGGGAAGTAATAGAGGCTTTGGAAGGGAGTTCTGGGAGAGCTTGAGGGGAAGAAAGTGCTAATTTTTTGAATTAACATTAGTAGCATTAAAACCTCCTGTCTGTCTTGGGTTAGAGTTGGACAGAACAGTGGGAGTAGAGAGAAGGGAATCAACCAGTGAACTAGAGGAACTGTTCTTATGGTGACTACCTAGTTCCCTTCCTCATTccaaaatatcagaaaacacaaatattttgcCTCAGGACTACTGCAGAGCCTACTGTCAATGAAGGAGAGTAAGGCACTGGTTTTGGGGGTCCTTAAGAAGAATGGTTCTTGAAGAATGTATCTGGTTAGTGAATGGTTCAAGTAACTGAAACCAGTTCCCTGAACACCAGTTTCTCTTTTCATTCCCAGGAACACCACGAAGAAGACTTCTTTCTATACATTGCCTACAGTGATGAAAGTGTCTACGGTCTGTGAAGCTGCTGCCCCTGAGGTGGGGGGTCCCATTCCACAAAGAGAGAGGTGGCACCCTTTTCTTGACCTCCACCTCCTTCAGGCTCATACACACCACCTCCCTTCTTTGGGACCTGCACTTCTTAATGTTTGAGGCTCTTTCT contains:
- the Gabarap gene encoding gamma-aminobutyric acid receptor-associated protein, producing the protein MKFVYKEEHPFEKRRSEGEKIRKKYPDRVPVIVEKAPKARIGDLDKKKYLVPSDLTVGQFYFLIRKRIHLRAEDALFFFVNNVIPPTSATMGQLYQEHHEEDFFLYIAYSDESVYGL